One stretch of Methanobacterium sp. Maddingley MBC34 DNA includes these proteins:
- a CDS encoding hypothetical protein (PFAM: Domain of unknown function (DUF1922)_SP) — MYLIFRCDCGRAVYAKEGVNVKKCVCGKNLKVAQRRIIAKTEDHQTASEKVQELQEEKYGGAYFTTADKL, encoded by the coding sequence ATGTACTTGATATTCAGATGTGACTGTGGAAGGGCAGTTTATGCCAAAGAAGGTGTAAACGTGAAAAAATGCGTTTGTGGGAAGAATTTGAAGGTTGCTCAGAGGAGAATCATTGCCAAAACTGAAGACCATCAAACAGCATCTGAAAAGGTGCAAGAACTTCAGGAAGAAAAGTATGGTGGAGCCTACTTTACTACTGCCGATAAATTATGA